One part of the Bacillus sp. FJAT-45350 genome encodes these proteins:
- the floA gene encoding flotillin-like protein FloA (flotillin-like protein involved in membrane lipid rafts), translated as MTDIMLLVVVGLIIIALAVLFTFVPVMLWISALAAGVKIGIFELVGMRLRRVIPARVVNPLIKAVKAGLDLNTSKLEGHYLAGGNVDRVVNALIAAQRANIELTFERAAAIDLAGRDVLEAVQMSVNPKVIETPFIAGVAMDGIEVKAKARITVRANIDRLVGGAGEDTVIARVGEGIVSTIGSAINHKKVLENPDMISQTVLSKGLDAGTAFEILSIDIADIDIGKNIGAELQTDQAEADKKIAQAKAEERRAMAVAQEQEMKARVEEMRAKVVEAEAEVPMALSEALKKGNMGVMDYMNYQNIMADTDMRDSIGKATDEDNRDKQ; from the coding sequence ATGACAGATATTATGTTATTAGTTGTCGTTGGTCTTATTATTATTGCATTAGCTGTTCTATTTACTTTTGTACCAGTAATGCTATGGATTTCAGCGTTAGCTGCTGGGGTTAAAATTGGGATTTTTGAATTAGTAGGTATGAGGTTACGTCGTGTAATCCCTGCTCGTGTTGTTAACCCGTTAATTAAAGCGGTAAAAGCGGGACTTGACTTAAACACAAGTAAGCTAGAAGGTCATTACTTAGCTGGTGGTAATGTTGACCGTGTGGTAAATGCATTAATTGCTGCTCAACGTGCAAACATTGAGTTAACGTTTGAAAGAGCTGCTGCAATTGATTTAGCAGGTCGTGACGTATTAGAAGCTGTACAAATGAGTGTAAACCCTAAAGTTATCGAAACACCTTTCATTGCTGGTGTTGCAATGGATGGTATTGAAGTAAAAGCAAAGGCACGTATTACAGTTCGTGCAAACATTGACCGTTTAGTTGGGGGTGCTGGTGAGGATACAGTAATCGCTCGTGTAGGTGAAGGGATTGTATCTACAATCGGTTCTGCTATTAATCATAAGAAAGTACTTGAAAATCCTGATATGATTTCACAAACAGTTTTATCAAAAGGCTTAGATGCAGGTACAGCATTTGAAATTCTTTCGATTGATATTGCGGACATTGATATCGGTAAAAATATTGGTGCCGAATTACAAACTGACCAAGCAGAGGCAGATAAGAAGATTGCTCAAGCAAAAGCGGAAGAACGTCGTGCAATGGCTGTAGCGCAAGAGCAGGAAATGAAAGCTCGCGTAGAAGAAATGCGTGCGAAGGTAGTAGAGGCAGAGGCAGAAGTACCTATGGCCCTTTCAGAAGCATTGAAAAAAGGAAATATGGGTGTAATGGATTATATGAACTATCAAAACATCATGGCTGATACAGATATGAGAGACTCCATCGGTAAAGCAACCGATGAGGATAACAGAGATAAGCAATAA
- a CDS encoding PhoH family protein, which produces MKLIQLQVKDANETQALFGPHDSHLRRIEEKLGVDIVTRGEEVAISGDDKTVETIENILNTLVSLIRKGVTISERDVVYALQLAERGILSELLDLYQEKIAVNAKGKPISVKTLGQKHYVTAIRKRDMVFGIGPAGTGKTYLAVVMAVTALKDGRVKKIVLTRPAVEAGESLGFLPGDLKEKVDPYLRPLYDALHDVLGMEHTVRLMERGTIEVAPLAYMRGRTLDDSFVILDEAQNTTQEQMKMFLTRLGFGSKMVVNGDLTQVDLPKGKKSGLKVAIDILNKVSEIDFIYLQPTDVVRHTLVQRVLDAYDKAEQKPIQD; this is translated from the coding sequence ATGAAGTTGATTCAGTTACAAGTAAAAGACGCTAATGAAACTCAAGCTTTATTTGGTCCACATGATTCCCACTTACGACGTATTGAGGAAAAACTAGGTGTTGATATTGTTACCCGAGGAGAAGAAGTAGCCATTTCAGGTGATGATAAAACAGTTGAAACGATTGAGAACATATTAAACACGTTAGTTTCCTTAATACGTAAAGGTGTTACAATTTCTGAGCGAGACGTTGTTTATGCACTGCAGTTAGCGGAACGTGGCATATTATCAGAGCTTTTAGATTTATACCAAGAGAAAATAGCAGTTAATGCAAAGGGAAAGCCTATTTCTGTTAAGACATTAGGGCAGAAGCATTATGTAACAGCTATTCGAAAAAGGGACATGGTCTTCGGTATCGGTCCTGCAGGTACAGGGAAAACTTATCTAGCAGTTGTTATGGCTGTTACCGCACTTAAGGATGGACGAGTAAAGAAAATTGTTTTAACTCGACCAGCAGTAGAGGCAGGGGAGAGCTTAGGCTTCCTACCAGGTGATTTGAAGGAGAAAGTAGATCCATACTTAAGACCTCTATATGATGCGCTACATGATGTTCTAGGAATGGAGCATACAGTTCGTTTAATGGAGCGTGGTACAATTGAGGTGGCACCTCTTGCGTATATGAGAGGGCGTACGTTAGATGACTCATTTGTTATATTAGATGAGGCTCAAAATACAACTCAAGAGCAGATGAAGATGTTTCTAACTAGATTAGGTTTCGGTTCGAAGATGGTTGTTAATGGGGACCTCACTCAAGTAGATTTACCAAAAGGGAAGAAGTCTGGATTAAAAGTTGCGATAGATATTTTAAACAAAGTGTCTGAAATTGATTTTATCTATCTACAGCCAACTGATGTTGTTAGACACACCCTTGTACAACGAGTATTAGATGCTTATGACAAAGCAGAACAAAAACCAATCCAAGATTAG
- the yqfC gene encoding sporulation protein YqfC, whose amino-acid sequence MKKFKHRFKKWMTDQMELPADVMMDLPRITMIGQIHIYIENHRGVLQFSNQELRLLLEQGQLLIKGEQFVIKTILPEELLLEGKIDQVLYLNE is encoded by the coding sequence ATGAAAAAATTTAAGCATCGATTCAAAAAATGGATGACAGATCAAATGGAACTTCCCGCAGATGTAATGATGGATCTGCCGAGGATTACTATGATTGGTCAAATTCATATTTATATTGAAAACCATAGAGGTGTCCTTCAATTTTCTAATCAAGAGTTACGGCTTTTATTAGAGCAAGGACAGTTACTTATCAAAGGTGAGCAATTTGTGATTAAAACAATTTTACCAGAAGAGCTTCTTTTAGAGGGAAAGATTGACCAAGTCTTATATCTAAATGAATGA
- a CDS encoding HD family phosphohydrolase yields the protein MLNKRAPIDQMKWWKGIRDHRYIRFILFIILGIILFVSMIDNVIPEKVDVSLSSVAENDIRAPITVENKIATDLKKKEATDAIGPVFEKKDYAQHQVERINDIFDLIKQVNREYAEEVEKLSLESELTEEEILNNRLNYVQDVISSGTSNDLSNETVLTLIQTSESQLKLSREATTNAVFEVMSQKIAINDLHDAKQSVEDKVVISTISTRLHDAIIEIARFAIIPNYIYDDAATEQLKREAAEAVEPVIIREGQLLVKAGETINHEAYEQLRMVGLLDDSFSFYPYLGLALLVLLMVGMLSYYLNEAKTSVKTNNSHLLMYVLIFFVTISVMKISSLLERVDFQAIGLIVPVAVGTMLLTMLIHERVALFTSIFFAICASVIFNNDTVGTFNFSFGVYVLFSSFAGVYFLGKSNRITRILQAGLFVSFINMLTIASILLLKGFQFSWIEIGLHFGYAFLSGFIAAVLTLGLMPFFEAGFGILSTTKLIELSNPNHPLLRKILTETPGTYHHSVMVGNLSEAACESIGANGLLARVGSYYHDLGKTKRPHFFIENQMKMENPHDKISPQLSKTIIISHPYDGAEMLREYKMPKEIIDIAEQHHGTTLLKYFYHKANQETEQKIPESQFRYPGPKAQTKVAAIVGIADCVEAAVRSIAKPSPDKIETMVRKIITDRLEDGQFNECDLTLKELDVIAKSICETLKGTFHSRIEYPDDPKEKGASS from the coding sequence ATGTTGAATAAACGAGCACCAATAGACCAGATGAAATGGTGGAAAGGCATTCGTGATCACCGTTATATAAGATTCATTCTATTTATCATTCTAGGAATTATACTATTTGTATCTATGATTGATAATGTTATTCCTGAAAAAGTAGATGTAAGTCTTTCATCAGTAGCAGAAAATGATATAAGAGCTCCTATAACGGTAGAGAATAAAATAGCAACCGATTTAAAGAAGAAAGAAGCAACAGATGCAATAGGTCCTGTTTTTGAAAAAAAGGATTACGCCCAGCATCAGGTTGAAAGAATTAATGATATATTTGATTTAATTAAACAAGTTAATCGTGAATATGCAGAGGAAGTGGAAAAGCTCAGCCTAGAAAGTGAATTAACAGAGGAAGAAATTTTGAACAATCGTCTTAACTATGTACAGGACGTCATCTCCTCTGGGACGAGCAATGACTTGTCCAATGAAACGGTACTAACATTAATACAAACGAGTGAATCACAGCTTAAATTATCTAGAGAAGCTACTACGAATGCGGTTTTTGAAGTAATGAGTCAGAAAATAGCTATTAATGATTTACATGATGCTAAGCAATCAGTTGAAGATAAAGTAGTGATTTCAACAATTAGTACGAGACTACATGATGCCATCATTGAAATAGCTAGATTTGCGATTATTCCGAACTATATTTACGATGATGCAGCAACTGAACAGTTGAAAAGAGAGGCTGCAGAAGCAGTTGAACCTGTTATTATTCGAGAAGGACAGCTTCTTGTGAAAGCTGGAGAAACAATTAATCATGAAGCCTATGAGCAACTAAGAATGGTAGGTCTTCTTGATGATTCATTTTCTTTTTATCCGTATTTAGGATTAGCTTTATTGGTTTTGTTAATGGTAGGTATGCTATCTTATTATTTAAATGAAGCAAAAACAAGTGTGAAAACAAATAATAGTCACTTACTTATGTATGTTCTTATTTTCTTTGTTACGATTTCAGTAATGAAAATCTCGAGCTTGTTAGAGAGAGTTGATTTCCAAGCAATTGGCTTAATTGTGCCTGTAGCAGTAGGAACAATGCTTTTAACAATGTTGATTCATGAAAGAGTAGCTTTATTTACAAGTATTTTCTTTGCTATTTGTGCGAGTGTAATCTTTAACAATGATACGGTAGGTACGTTTAATTTTTCCTTTGGAGTTTATGTGTTATTTAGCTCTTTTGCAGGTGTATACTTTCTTGGGAAATCCAATCGTATAACAAGAATTTTACAGGCTGGATTATTCGTTTCATTTATTAATATGCTAACAATCGCTTCAATATTATTATTAAAAGGTTTTCAATTTAGTTGGATTGAAATTGGATTACATTTCGGTTATGCATTTCTTTCGGGCTTTATAGCTGCTGTATTAACGTTAGGTTTAATGCCGTTCTTTGAAGCTGGATTTGGAATATTGTCGACAACAAAGCTTATCGAATTATCCAATCCCAATCATCCATTGCTACGAAAAATATTAACAGAAACACCTGGGACGTATCATCATAGTGTAATGGTAGGGAACTTATCAGAAGCTGCATGTGAATCAATAGGGGCAAACGGTTTATTGGCGAGGGTAGGATCTTATTATCATGATTTAGGGAAAACGAAAAGACCTCATTTCTTTATAGAAAACCAGATGAAAATGGAAAATCCACATGATAAAATTTCACCTCAGCTAAGTAAAACGATTATTATCTCTCATCCATATGATGGAGCAGAAATGTTAAGAGAGTATAAGATGCCTAAAGAAATTATTGATATTGCCGAACAACATCATGGGACGACATTATTAAAGTATTTTTACCATAAGGCAAACCAAGAAACAGAACAAAAGATACCAGAATCTCAATTCCGATACCCAGGGCCAAAAGCTCAGACGAAAGTAGCAGCAATTGTGGGGATAGCAGATTGTGTTGAAGCAGCTGTTCGCTCTATTGCTAAACCATCACCAGATAAAATTGAGACGATGGTTCGAAAGATTATTACGGACCGATTAGAAGATGGTCAATTTAATGAATGTGATTTAACGTTGAAGGAGTTAGATGTTATTGCGAAATCAATTTGTGAAACGTTAAAAGGAACTTTCCATTCGAGAATTGAATATCCTGATGACCCAAAAGAAAAGGGGGCTTCCTCATGA
- a CDS encoding cytidine deaminase, with product MDKQQLMHEAKKAMGKAYVPYSKFQVGAALLTKDGKTYHGCNVENASYGLTNCAERTALFKAISEGDKEFAAIAIVADTNRPVPPCGACRQVLSELCPPDMKVILTNLHGEVQEMTVSELLPGAFTAEDMDE from the coding sequence ATGGATAAACAACAATTAATGCATGAAGCCAAAAAGGCAATGGGGAAGGCATATGTCCCTTACTCAAAGTTCCAAGTAGGAGCAGCTTTACTTACGAAAGATGGGAAGACATATCATGGGTGTAATGTGGAGAATGCTTCATATGGGTTAACAAACTGTGCTGAGCGTACGGCATTATTCAAAGCGATTTCTGAAGGAGATAAGGAGTTTGCTGCAATAGCGATTGTAGCTGATACGAATAGACCAGTACCACCTTGTGGAGCATGTAGACAAGTTCTATCAGAGCTTTGTCCACCAGATATGAAAGTGATTTTAACAAATTTACATGGTGAAGTTCAAGAAATGACGGTTTCAGAATTATTACCAGGAGCATTTACAGCGGAGGATATGGATGAATAA
- the yqfD gene encoding sporulation protein YqfD, with protein sequence MKNVWMNFFIGYVRIRIDGPYIERFLNRCIQNELYVWNIKRVGETRIICYVSLEDVKRLRPLLRMTNCKVTFTEKRGLPFLYKKMLSRGGFVAGLASFGLILFILSNIVWNISIDGASPKVEHELQKVVSELGIERGKFLFLLPSVEDIQKVVTDQIEDATWVGVRLNGTTFHFEVVEQTLPEEQQQLSPRHLVAKKKAVIHDLFVEQGQSQVQPNDYVNKGDLLISGFIGKEGKTEIVPAKAVVLGEIWYKSEVSIPLSTTFETLTGESKSLHYLSFGEFNVPIWGFTEPDFVESEVFERKSNFRLLKWSLPVQYRKSEWFEKQTFDRDYTEEEAVSVAKEMSRREIEEKISDDAEIKGEKVLHQTIENGKVKLKIHYQVIEDITSEQPIIQGD encoded by the coding sequence ATGAAAAACGTATGGATGAATTTCTTTATTGGATACGTTCGTATTAGGATTGATGGGCCATACATAGAGAGGTTTTTAAACAGATGTATACAAAATGAGCTATACGTATGGAATATCAAACGTGTTGGGGAAACAAGAATTATATGTTATGTTTCGTTAGAAGATGTTAAAAGGCTGCGTCCTTTACTAAGAATGACCAATTGTAAAGTAACTTTTACAGAAAAGAGAGGACTTCCCTTCCTTTATAAAAAGATGTTATCTAGAGGTGGTTTTGTCGCTGGCTTAGCTTCTTTTGGTCTGATACTTTTTATTTTATCTAATATTGTTTGGAACATTAGTATTGACGGTGCCTCACCAAAGGTTGAGCACGAACTACAGAAAGTAGTTAGTGAACTAGGTATAGAACGGGGGAAGTTTTTATTTTTACTTCCTAGTGTTGAGGATATACAGAAAGTCGTAACCGACCAAATAGAGGATGCAACTTGGGTTGGGGTGAGATTAAATGGGACGACCTTTCACTTTGAAGTTGTAGAACAAACATTGCCAGAAGAACAACAACAGTTAAGTCCAAGACATCTAGTAGCAAAGAAAAAAGCTGTAATTCATGATTTGTTTGTTGAACAGGGCCAATCTCAAGTGCAACCTAATGATTATGTTAATAAAGGAGATTTACTTATTTCTGGATTTATTGGGAAAGAAGGAAAGACCGAAATCGTACCGGCGAAAGCGGTTGTTCTTGGTGAAATTTGGTACAAGTCCGAAGTGAGTATTCCTCTTTCTACAACATTTGAAACATTAACAGGAGAAAGTAAATCATTACATTACCTCTCCTTTGGTGAATTTAATGTTCCTATCTGGGGATTTACTGAGCCAGACTTTGTGGAATCTGAAGTATTTGAAAGAAAAAGTAATTTTAGACTTTTAAAATGGAGCTTACCTGTACAATATAGGAAGAGTGAATGGTTTGAAAAACAAACATTCGACCGAGACTATACAGAGGAAGAAGCAGTATCTGTTGCGAAGGAAATGTCTAGACGCGAAATAGAAGAGAAAATTTCAGACGATGCAGAGATTAAAGGTGAAAAAGTTTTGCACCAAACGATTGAGAATGGTAAAGTTAAATTAAAGATCCATTACCAAGTTATAGAAGACATTACATCGGAGCAACCGATCATTCAAGGGGATTGA
- a CDS encoding DUF502 domain-containing protein yields MWKRLQKNIIAGLIFLLPAIATIYVLQFLFSLIDAFLGQFITNILKALNIITIREGSIYFLGVYTPFTERLLGIGFILTIILITWIGSMRLKGKGNNLFTKIDLTFRKIPIANSIYSSVEQIIHAFAQERSSFKQVVLLEYPRKGLYTIGFQTGESRGEVQRLTSRDCINVFLPTTPNPTSGWLVLVPREDVIVLNMTVEQGLKFIISGGVVVPPDYEDEELKKRDKLKKEAVVDEKNLVIHVKKRKDDGDG; encoded by the coding sequence ATGTGGAAAAGGCTTCAAAAAAATATTATTGCAGGGTTAATCTTTTTATTACCAGCTATTGCAACGATTTATGTTCTTCAATTTCTTTTTTCTCTAATAGATGCTTTCCTTGGTCAGTTTATTACAAACATATTAAAAGCCCTTAATATTATTACAATAAGAGAAGGCAGTATTTATTTCTTAGGTGTGTATACGCCTTTTACGGAGAGATTATTAGGTATTGGTTTTATATTAACAATCATTTTAATAACTTGGATAGGTTCCATGCGCTTAAAAGGTAAAGGGAATAACCTTTTCACGAAAATCGACCTTACCTTTCGAAAGATTCCGATTGCTAATTCAATTTACAGCTCAGTAGAACAGATTATTCATGCCTTTGCCCAAGAGCGTTCATCCTTTAAGCAAGTAGTACTTTTAGAATACCCAAGAAAAGGTCTATACACGATTGGTTTTCAAACTGGTGAATCTAGAGGAGAAGTACAGCGGTTGACTTCGAGAGACTGTATAAATGTATTTTTACCTACTACTCCAAATCCTACGTCAGGATGGCTTGTATTAGTTCCTAGAGAAGATGTCATCGTTTTAAATATGACAGTTGAACAAGGATTAAAGTTTATCATTTCAGGAGGAGTCGTTGTTCCACCTGATTATGAGGATGAAGAACTTAAAAAAAGGGATAAGCTAAAAAAGGAAGCAGTCGTTGATGAAAAGAACTTAGTCATTCATGTGAAAAAGAGAAAGGATGATGGAGATGGATAA
- a CDS encoding YqzL family protein has product MLDFSWKVFSMTGNVDTYLLLKELERDNDDTQLNDFEDELDKVDAH; this is encoded by the coding sequence ATGCTTGATTTCTCATGGAAAGTATTTTCAATGACAGGCAATGTTGACACGTATTTGCTACTTAAAGAGTTAGAACGTGATAATGACGACACACAGTTAAATGATTTTGAGGATGAATTAGATAAAGTAGACGCTCATTAG
- the era gene encoding GTPase Era — protein MNNNSNFKSGFVAIIGRPNVGKSTLLNYFVGQKIAIMSDKPQTTRNKVQGVLTRNDSQVVFMDTPGIHKPKHKLGDFMMKVASSTLREVDLILFVVEADQSFGPGEQFILERLEETNTPVFLVVNKIDKVEPEKLLKFIDSYRTRYNFKEIVPVSALEGSNVSTLVDQIVGYMPEGPQYYPTDQVTDHPERFIVAELIREKVLHLTREEIPHSIAVVIEQMKRRETNDTVYVGATIIVERSSQKGIVIGKQGTMLREVGKRARADIEALLGSKVFLELWVKVQKDWRNKPAQLRDYGFRSDEY, from the coding sequence ATGAATAATAATAGTAATTTTAAATCAGGTTTTGTAGCAATAATTGGAAGACCCAATGTAGGTAAATCTACATTGTTAAATTATTTTGTCGGGCAAAAAATTGCAATTATGAGTGATAAGCCTCAGACAACGAGAAATAAAGTTCAAGGTGTATTAACTAGAAACGATTCCCAAGTTGTTTTCATGGATACGCCAGGGATTCACAAACCAAAGCATAAACTTGGGGACTTTATGATGAAAGTTGCCAGTAGTACATTAAGAGAAGTAGATTTAATTTTATTTGTTGTTGAAGCTGACCAATCATTTGGGCCTGGAGAACAGTTTATCCTCGAGCGTCTTGAGGAAACAAACACTCCTGTTTTTCTTGTTGTAAATAAAATTGATAAAGTCGAGCCTGAAAAATTATTAAAGTTTATTGACAGTTATCGTACTCGTTACAACTTCAAAGAAATTGTACCAGTGTCAGCGTTAGAAGGAAGTAATGTTTCAACACTGGTAGATCAAATTGTTGGATACATGCCTGAAGGACCACAATATTATCCAACAGATCAGGTGACAGACCACCCAGAACGCTTTATTGTGGCTGAATTAATCCGTGAAAAGGTACTGCACCTAACTCGGGAAGAAATTCCTCATTCGATTGCTGTTGTAATTGAGCAAATGAAACGTAGAGAAACAAATGATACAGTCTACGTTGGAGCAACAATAATAGTAGAACGTTCTTCTCAAAAAGGGATTGTCATTGGTAAGCAGGGAACAATGCTTCGAGAAGTAGGGAAAAGAGCAAGAGCAGATATCGAAGCTTTACTTGGTTCAAAAGTATTCTTAGAGCTATGGGTTAAGGTACAGAAGGATTGGAGAAATAAGCCTGCTCAGCTTAGAGACTATGGCTTTAGATCGGACGAGTATTAG
- a CDS encoding diacylglycerol kinase, producing the protein MGLHDKNRWGFKRLLRSFVYACSGLKYVVQKEQNMRIHLVASVFVIALSIFLNIPLMHKLILIVVIGGVLALEVMNTAIERTVDLITDEFHPIAKLAKDVSAGAVFIFSLVAIIVGLLIFIPPIIELIG; encoded by the coding sequence ATGGGCTTACACGATAAAAATCGTTGGGGATTTAAACGCCTACTTCGTTCATTTGTTTATGCTTGTTCTGGTTTGAAATATGTAGTACAAAAAGAGCAAAATATGAGAATTCATCTAGTGGCAAGTGTATTTGTTATTGCTCTATCGATATTTTTAAATATCCCTTTAATGCATAAACTTATTTTGATTGTAGTCATAGGTGGAGTGTTGGCTTTAGAGGTAATGAATACAGCTATTGAACGAACGGTTGATTTAATTACAGATGAATTTCATCCCATAGCCAAATTAGCGAAGGATGTATCAGCTGGAGCTGTATTTATTTTTAGTTTAGTAGCGATAATTGTTGGATTGCTCATTTTCATTCCGCCAATTATTGAGTTAATAGGGTAA
- the glyQ gene encoding glycine--tRNA ligase subunit alpha: protein MNVQDMILTLQNFWAKQNCIITQAYDVEKGAGTMNPMTYLRSIGPEPWNVAYVEPSRRPVDGRYGENPNRLYQHHQFQVIMKPSPDNIQELYLESLKELGINPLEHDIRFVEDNWEAPTLGAWGLGWEVWLDGMEITQFTYFQQVGGIDANPVAAEITYGIERLASYIQDKENVFDLEWVNGFTYGDIYLQPEYEHSKYTFEVSDSKMLFSLFSTYEQEAQRALEEELVFPAYDYVLKCSHVFNQLDARGAISVTERTGYIGRVRNLARKCASVYYEERERLGFPMLKVKEEKNDE from the coding sequence ATGAATGTCCAGGATATGATTTTAACTTTACAAAATTTTTGGGCTAAACAAAACTGTATTATCACTCAAGCGTATGATGTTGAGAAGGGTGCAGGAACGATGAACCCGATGACTTATTTACGAAGTATAGGTCCAGAGCCTTGGAATGTAGCCTATGTTGAGCCTTCAAGACGCCCTGTAGATGGTCGTTACGGTGAAAACCCAAATCGTCTTTATCAACATCACCAATTCCAAGTAATTATGAAGCCGTCACCTGATAATATTCAGGAATTGTATTTAGAAAGTTTAAAGGAATTAGGAATTAACCCTCTAGAACATGACATTCGTTTTGTTGAAGATAACTGGGAAGCTCCTACTCTTGGTGCATGGGGACTAGGGTGGGAAGTTTGGCTTGATGGAATGGAAATTACTCAATTTACATATTTCCAACAAGTAGGTGGGATTGATGCGAATCCTGTAGCAGCTGAGATTACATATGGAATTGAACGGTTAGCGTCTTATATCCAAGATAAAGAAAATGTATTTGACCTTGAATGGGTTAATGGCTTCACATATGGAGATATATATTTACAGCCTGAATATGAGCACTCAAAATATACGTTTGAAGTGTCTGATAGCAAAATGTTATTTAGTTTATTTAGCACATATGAGCAAGAAGCACAAAGGGCGTTAGAAGAAGAACTTGTTTTCCCTGCTTATGATTACGTCTTAAAGTGCTCACATGTCTTTAACCAACTTGATGCAAGAGGTGCAATTTCAGTAACAGAAAGAACAGGCTATATTGGTCGAGTTCGTAATTTAGCAAGAAAATGTGCATCTGTTTATTATGAGGAGAGAGAGCGCTTAGGCTTCCCAATGCTTAAGGTGAAGGAGGAGAAGAACGATGAGTAA
- the ybeY gene encoding rRNA maturation RNase YbeY codes for MRLAIDSVDETGELKEEQLELVTNVLTKAAEMESVEMDSEVSITFVNDETIQEINREYRDKDKPTDVISFALNEQGEDEMEIVGGEGPNLLGDIIISVPRITEQANRYEHSFERELAFLAVHGFLHLLGYDHIDENEEKVMFARQEEILTAYGLTR; via the coding sequence ATGAGATTAGCAATTGATTCTGTTGATGAAACAGGTGAATTAAAAGAAGAACAGCTAGAGCTCGTTACTAATGTATTAACAAAGGCTGCTGAAATGGAATCTGTGGAGATGGATTCAGAAGTTTCAATTACCTTTGTTAATGATGAAACGATACAGGAAATTAATCGAGAATACAGAGATAAGGATAAGCCTACTGATGTCATCTCCTTTGCGTTAAATGAACAAGGTGAAGATGAAATGGAGATAGTAGGTGGAGAAGGGCCTAATTTATTAGGGGATATCATTATCTCTGTTCCTCGTATTACAGAGCAGGCAAACCGTTATGAGCATTCATTTGAACGTGAATTAGCCTTTCTAGCAGTACATGGCTTTCTTCATTTACTCGGTTACGATCATATTGATGAAAATGAAGAAAAAGTGATGTTTGCAAGACAAGAGGAAATTTTAACTGCATATGGGCTTACACGATAA
- the recO gene encoding DNA repair protein RecO has product MLQKAEGIVIRTMDYGESNKIVTLYTREYGKIGVMARGAKKPRSRFTAISQHFIYGSFLFQKSTGLGLLQQGEIIDSFREVRNDLFRTSYASYIVELLDKLTDERQRNPFLFELLFQTLHYMNEEVDPEILIRIFEMKMLPVAGIHPQLDSCNSCGNQEGDFGFSIKEAGFLCHRCFYKDPHLIKITPATVKLLRIFYHFDLKRLGKVSVKRETKDEIKKVISTYYDQYSGLNLKSKRFLEQLERMGYDEI; this is encoded by the coding sequence GTGTTGCAAAAAGCAGAAGGTATTGTAATCCGAACAATGGATTACGGTGAATCGAATAAGATTGTTACTTTATATACAAGAGAATATGGAAAGATTGGGGTTATGGCTAGAGGTGCGAAAAAGCCCCGGAGTCGGTTTACTGCGATTTCACAACATTTCATCTATGGTTCATTTCTTTTTCAAAAAAGTACGGGACTAGGACTGTTACAGCAAGGTGAAATCATAGACTCATTTCGTGAGGTTCGAAATGACTTGTTTCGAACCTCTTATGCTTCCTATATTGTAGAATTATTAGATAAACTAACGGACGAACGACAGCGTAATCCATTTTTATTTGAGCTATTATTTCAAACTCTTCACTATATGAATGAAGAAGTTGATCCGGAGATATTGATTCGTATCTTTGAAATGAAGATGCTGCCAGTAGCAGGGATTCACCCACAACTAGATAGCTGTAATAGCTGTGGCAATCAAGAAGGGGATTTTGGATTTTCGATAAAAGAAGCGGGATTTCTTTGTCATCGTTGCTTTTATAAAGATCCACACCTAATCAAAATTACTCCAGCGACAGTAAAATTATTACGTATATTTTATCACTTCGATTTAAAAAGATTAGGGAAAGTGTCAGTCAAAAGAGAAACGAAGGATGAAATAAAAAAAGTTATCTCTACATATTACGACCAATATTCAGGGCTTAACCTAAAGTCAAAGCGTTTTTTGGAACAGCTTGAGCGAATGGGCTATGACGAAATTTGA